The following proteins are co-located in the Rhizobium sp. NLR16a genome:
- a CDS encoding amino acid ABC transporter permease, whose amino-acid sequence MSGFDLSAILGNPEYADMLLHGIEMTFIIYAGSWLLAMMLALLLLGLRLSPFRLGDPLVAAYVSYHRNVPTLVQLMLWYFGIFTLMPSGIGNWLASHNAESIFAVIGLGLCQAAYFSEDLRSGVRSVADGQMQAARALGHGYVSAMRFVIMPQGVRNALPPLINHSVSLFKNSSLAVVIGASELTHAVKEIENLSFRTFEIYLIGTVLYLFFSLVIMSIGAYLSMRADPARSARA is encoded by the coding sequence TGCATGGCATCGAGATGACCTTCATCATCTATGCCGGATCCTGGTTGCTGGCGATGATGCTGGCGCTTCTGCTGCTGGGTCTGCGCCTGTCACCCTTTCGCCTCGGCGATCCGTTGGTCGCAGCTTACGTTTCCTATCACCGCAACGTCCCGACGCTGGTGCAGCTCATGCTCTGGTATTTCGGGATCTTCACGCTGATGCCGAGCGGCATCGGGAATTGGCTTGCAAGCCACAATGCGGAATCCATCTTCGCGGTGATCGGGCTGGGGCTCTGCCAGGCGGCCTATTTCAGCGAAGATCTTCGTTCGGGCGTACGCTCGGTCGCTGACGGCCAGATGCAGGCAGCCCGTGCACTGGGCCACGGCTACGTCTCGGCGATGCGTTTCGTCATCATGCCGCAGGGCGTGCGCAACGCGCTGCCGCCGCTCATCAATCACAGCGTCTCCCTATTCAAGAACAGCAGTCTCGCCGTCGTCATCGGCGCGTCGGAACTGACGCATGCCGTCAAGGAAATCGAGAACCTCAGCTTCCGCACCTTCGAGATCTACCTGATCGGCACGGTTCTCTACCTCTTCTTCTCGCTGGTGATCATGAGCATCGGCGCCTATCTGTCGATGCGCGCCGATCCCGCCAGGAGTGCCCGCGCATGA
- a CDS encoding amino acid ABC transporter permease has product MIQDMIAIVRDYWLLLLVGQYPNGPLGGLANTLILSALSITLAFPASILFAMARLSKSRLMRWPVTALVYFTRGVPLLMLILWSYFLVPLLTGADVPSFVTMLTTLVVYQSAFLSEVVRAGIVALGPGQMDAARALGHGYMGAMRYIILPQALYNMIPSILSTFVSTIKDTTLGYVINVPDLTFAASQVNNQLLTQPFQVFLILAIVYFIICWTLTYFANRLERRITRRRAGLLKVPTASPVTPSKIVSEQL; this is encoded by the coding sequence ATGATCCAGGACATGATCGCCATCGTTCGCGATTACTGGCTGCTGCTGTTGGTCGGTCAATATCCGAACGGACCGCTCGGCGGGCTCGCCAACACGCTGATCCTCTCGGCGCTCAGCATCACTCTCGCCTTTCCTGCCAGCATTCTGTTTGCAATGGCGCGACTCTCCAAGTCGCGGCTGATGCGCTGGCCGGTCACCGCGCTTGTCTATTTCACCCGCGGCGTGCCGCTCCTGATGCTCATCCTGTGGAGCTATTTCCTGGTGCCGCTCTTGACCGGCGCCGATGTGCCGAGCTTCGTCACCATGCTGACGACGCTTGTGGTCTATCAGAGCGCGTTTCTCAGCGAAGTCGTCCGCGCCGGCATCGTCGCGCTTGGACCGGGCCAGATGGACGCGGCGCGTGCGCTTGGCCACGGCTATATGGGCGCGATGCGCTACATCATCCTGCCGCAGGCGCTCTACAACATGATCCCGAGCATCCTCTCCACCTTCGTCTCGACGATCAAGGATACGACGCTCGGCTATGTGATCAATGTGCCGGATCTCACCTTTGCGGCAAGCCAGGTCAACAACCAGCTCCTGACGCAGCCCTTCCAGGTCTTCCTCATCCTGGCGATCGTCTACTTCATCATCTGCTGGACGCTCACCTACTTCGCAAATCGCCTCGAGCGGCGCATCACGCGGCGGCGTGCGGGACTTCTCAAGGTTCCCACGGCCTCTCCGGTCACGCCATCGAAAATCGTATCGGAGCAGCTATGA